A genome region from Nitrospira sp. includes the following:
- a CDS encoding CBS domain-containing protein, which translates to MVTVSELMTKTLVTVPAGTSAADAARVMNERRVGSVFIEQNDRVIGIVTESDIVRKVVGENKPVHFVPVESIMSSPVISLDERRSITEAADLMQHHHTRHLGVLKSGAIVGVLSVRDLLQPVSVDEF; encoded by the coding sequence ATGGTCACAGTCAGTGAGTTGATGACGAAAACACTGGTGACGGTCCCGGCCGGCACGTCGGCGGCCGACGCGGCCAGAGTGATGAACGAGCGCCGTGTCGGCAGCGTATTCATCGAGCAGAACGATCGTGTGATCGGCATCGTGACCGAGTCCGACATCGTTCGAAAAGTCGTGGGAGAAAACAAGCCGGTGCATTTCGTTCCGGTCGAATCCATCATGAGCAGCCCCGTTATCAGCTTAGATGAGCGGCGGTCGATTACGGAAGCAGCCGATCTCATGCAGCATCACCACACGCGTCATCTCGGTGTCTTGAAAAGCGGCGCGATCGTCGGGGTGCTCTCGGTTCGGGATCTCTTGCAGCCGGTGTCGGTGGACGAGTTTTAA
- a CDS encoding OmpA family protein — MIRLRPLVLLGLLVVAGPLFLDGCASKSGTSGGVTATPPKPRLEERVAAAPVQEIPRPPQEAPIPLRSAEMAARNATGEQNIPFPDVLFDFDQYVLRDDALTSVEANAKRLKDNRVTKVLLEGRCDEVGTSEYNLVLGERRALSVKRYLESLGITQLQVDVTSYGKDRPLCLQHNPVCWQKNRSVHFVVKE; from the coding sequence ATGATACGTTTGCGCCCGTTAGTCTTGCTCGGATTGCTTGTCGTCGCCGGCCCCCTGTTTCTTGACGGCTGCGCGAGCAAGTCGGGAACCAGTGGCGGAGTGACGGCGACTCCCCCGAAGCCACGGCTAGAGGAGCGTGTGGCTGCGGCTCCGGTCCAAGAAATTCCTCGTCCGCCGCAGGAGGCTCCGATTCCGTTGCGTTCGGCCGAGATGGCCGCGCGGAATGCGACTGGGGAACAGAACATTCCGTTTCCCGACGTGCTGTTTGATTTTGATCAATATGTGCTGCGAGACGATGCGCTCACGTCGGTCGAGGCCAATGCCAAGCGGTTGAAAGACAACCGGGTAACCAAGGTGTTGCTGGAAGGTCGTTGCGACGAAGTGGGGACCTCCGAATACAATCTGGTGTTGGGAGAACGGCGAGCCCTCTCCGTGAAACGGTATCTCGAATCGCTGGGGATCACTCAACTCCAGGTGGATGTTACCAGCTACGGTAAAGACCGTCCGTTGTGCCTCCAGCACAATCCAGTCTGCTGGCAGAAGAATCGCAGTGTCCATTTCGTAGTGAAAGAGTAG
- a CDS encoding aldo/keto reductase: MTSTTTGREPNRLIHQTSPYLLQHAYNPVDWHPWGPEALAEAAKRNRPILLSIGYSSCHWCHVMERESFENESIARLMNQHFVCIKVDREERPDLDEIYMQATLALNRNQGGWPMTVFLTPDQKPFFAGTYFPPEDRWGRPGFPTLLKKLAEYWEKDHAGVVAQAATLTARLQNGSQAPSPTTVGEGELDMAVTQFAEDFDAKLGGFGGAPKFPPATGLSLLLHCYHRTQDPHTLTMVRTTLDAMAAGGIYDQIGGGFARYSTDERWLVPHFEKMLYDNALLARVYVEAFQVTGDHTYRRVACETLDYVLKEMTSPEGGFYSATDADSEGVEGKFFVWTPDEIRAVLSNEEDVRRISAYYDVTAAGNWEHKNVLHTAKPVASVAKELGVTAEELQETIDRVKPVLYAARAKRVPPGLDDKVITAWNGMMISAMAEAGRVFDSPRYRAAAERACEFLLTTLSKADGRLLRTYRAGTAHLDAYLEDYAYFAEGLIDTYEAGGNERYLSAAVQLVERILEDFSDGQHGGFFTTATGHEALIMRSREGPDGATPSGNAVAASALARLSYHFGREDFRQAAAAAIRAYGRQVARYPRAFAKSLIVVDLLTSGPVELAVVGASGDADTVALCAAVSRTYLPNRVIAYRTSQQSEPTHPLLQGKALVGGKAALYVCRNFACRQPITDPADLPALLDPSQKTAPALTVPEQKVLSGNLHPGAATVQGTAGYAARMIHDATGAGSLANGFGPFGATGLTVSRLGFGTYRVGERDAEHREALLKAIRSGCNLIDTSTNYMDGESEHLVGAVLQQLIRASEVAREDIVVVSKIGYVQGQNLAQAKTREKSGKPYPDMVKYGDDIWHCIHPEFLADQLTLSLDRLGLATLDVCLLHNPEYFLSHATRLGASEQRDLSMLRDEFYARLQLAFDYFERQVEAGRLRGYGVSSNTSTAPPDEPGATSLSRMIEAAKAAAKKIGAPAHHFMVLQCPMNLYESGAALIKNTGPNNGKTLLDEAVKEGVAVLVNRPLNAMPTQRGGVVRLADIPVPAPEAEFDPQRQKVALLEDEYRTALAPAVAHSGQGMLPADFFRWADELQRIRTQVQGLEHWEQIETQMIAPHVNQVLRTLSDAFTGTVAEQWEAWRDRYVPELLALLRTLHREASERSRLRAEDLHRTIDPLLPEHRRKASLSQKALWVLASTTGVTSVLNGMRTPAYVEDALQMLRWEPLSDSRRVFARCAEKK; the protein is encoded by the coding sequence ATGACCAGTACAACCACCGGCCGCGAGCCGAATCGCCTGATACACCAGACCAGTCCTTATCTGCTGCAACATGCCTATAACCCCGTGGATTGGCATCCCTGGGGGCCTGAAGCGTTGGCCGAGGCCGCGAAGCGGAATCGGCCGATTCTGCTCTCCATCGGCTATTCTTCCTGCCATTGGTGTCATGTCATGGAGCGGGAATCGTTTGAGAACGAGTCGATCGCCCGACTGATGAATCAACATTTCGTCTGCATCAAAGTCGATCGCGAAGAGCGCCCCGATCTGGACGAAATTTATATGCAAGCCACCTTGGCGCTGAACCGGAATCAGGGTGGCTGGCCCATGACCGTGTTCCTCACTCCCGACCAGAAACCGTTTTTTGCCGGCACCTATTTTCCGCCGGAGGATCGATGGGGCCGCCCAGGGTTCCCGACGCTGCTGAAGAAACTCGCTGAGTATTGGGAGAAGGACCATGCCGGAGTCGTTGCGCAAGCGGCGACACTCACCGCGCGCCTGCAGAACGGCAGCCAGGCCCCTTCCCCGACCACGGTCGGCGAAGGCGAACTCGACATGGCTGTGACCCAGTTCGCGGAGGATTTTGATGCCAAACTGGGAGGATTCGGCGGCGCCCCGAAGTTCCCCCCTGCCACTGGCCTCTCGCTGTTGCTTCATTGTTATCACCGCACACAGGATCCCCATACGCTCACGATGGTCCGCACCACGCTGGATGCCATGGCAGCCGGCGGGATCTATGATCAGATCGGCGGCGGCTTCGCGCGGTATTCGACCGACGAGCGTTGGCTGGTGCCCCATTTCGAGAAAATGCTGTATGACAACGCGTTGCTGGCGCGCGTCTATGTCGAAGCCTTCCAAGTGACGGGTGATCACACCTACCGCCGCGTGGCCTGTGAGACTCTCGACTATGTTCTGAAGGAAATGACGTCCCCCGAGGGCGGGTTCTATTCCGCCACCGACGCCGATTCCGAAGGGGTGGAAGGGAAATTCTTCGTCTGGACGCCGGATGAGATTCGCGCGGTGCTCTCGAACGAAGAGGACGTGCGGCGGATCTCTGCCTATTACGATGTCACCGCGGCCGGCAACTGGGAGCACAAGAATGTGCTGCATACGGCCAAGCCCGTAGCGTCGGTGGCGAAAGAGTTAGGGGTCACCGCCGAGGAATTGCAGGAGACCATCGATCGGGTCAAGCCGGTGCTGTATGCGGCGCGCGCGAAACGGGTTCCACCCGGACTCGATGATAAGGTCATCACCGCCTGGAACGGGATGATGATCAGCGCCATGGCAGAAGCCGGGCGGGTGTTCGACAGTCCGCGCTATCGGGCTGCTGCCGAGCGCGCCTGTGAGTTTCTGCTGACCACGCTCTCCAAGGCGGATGGACGGCTCCTGCGGACCTATCGTGCCGGCACGGCTCATCTGGATGCCTATCTTGAAGATTATGCCTACTTTGCCGAAGGGTTGATCGACACCTATGAAGCGGGCGGCAATGAACGGTACCTGTCTGCGGCAGTGCAGCTCGTGGAGCGAATCCTGGAAGATTTCTCCGACGGTCAGCACGGCGGGTTTTTCACCACGGCCACGGGCCATGAAGCGCTGATCATGCGCAGCCGTGAAGGTCCGGACGGAGCCACGCCGAGCGGGAACGCGGTGGCGGCATCGGCCCTGGCCAGGCTGTCATACCACTTCGGCCGTGAGGACTTCCGGCAGGCGGCGGCGGCAGCGATCCGCGCCTATGGCCGGCAGGTCGCTCGTTACCCGCGCGCGTTCGCGAAGAGTTTGATCGTCGTCGATTTATTGACCAGCGGGCCGGTCGAACTTGCCGTCGTCGGCGCATCCGGCGATGCCGACACCGTGGCGTTGTGCGCGGCAGTCAGCCGGACCTACCTCCCGAATCGTGTCATTGCCTATCGGACCTCGCAGCAGTCCGAGCCGACCCATCCATTATTGCAAGGGAAGGCCCTGGTCGGGGGCAAGGCGGCGCTGTATGTCTGTCGGAATTTTGCCTGCCGGCAACCGATTACCGATCCTGCGGACCTCCCTGCCCTGCTCGATCCATCGCAAAAAACTGCACCGGCATTAACGGTGCCCGAGCAGAAGGTCTTGAGCGGAAATTTACATCCCGGGGCCGCGACCGTTCAGGGCACGGCCGGATATGCGGCGAGAATGATCCACGACGCGACCGGGGCCGGCTCCCTGGCCAACGGGTTTGGGCCATTCGGGGCGACGGGACTGACGGTGAGCCGTCTCGGATTCGGCACGTACCGGGTTGGAGAACGGGACGCGGAGCATCGGGAGGCTTTACTCAAGGCGATTCGCTCGGGCTGCAATTTGATCGACACCTCGACGAATTATATGGACGGCGAAAGCGAGCACCTGGTGGGTGCGGTTCTGCAGCAATTGATCCGTGCGAGTGAAGTGGCCCGCGAGGACATCGTCGTCGTGTCGAAGATCGGTTATGTGCAGGGCCAGAATTTGGCGCAGGCCAAAACGCGTGAAAAATCCGGGAAGCCCTACCCGGATATGGTGAAGTACGGCGACGACATCTGGCATTGCATCCATCCGGAGTTTCTGGCCGATCAATTGACGCTGTCGCTGGATCGACTGGGCCTGGCGACGCTGGACGTCTGTTTGCTCCACAACCCGGAATATTTCCTGTCTCATGCAACCCGTCTCGGAGCCAGTGAGCAACGGGATCTGTCCATGCTGCGCGACGAATTCTATGCACGCTTGCAACTGGCATTCGACTATTTCGAGCGGCAAGTTGAAGCCGGCCGGCTGCGCGGGTACGGTGTCTCGTCCAATACCTCCACGGCCCCTCCGGATGAACCCGGCGCCACGTCGTTGTCTCGGATGATTGAAGCAGCGAAAGCGGCCGCCAAGAAGATCGGTGCGCCCGCTCACCATTTCATGGTCTTACAGTGTCCGATGAACCTGTACGAATCCGGCGCGGCATTAATCAAGAATACCGGCCCGAATAACGGCAAGACCTTGCTGGATGAGGCCGTGAAGGAAGGTGTCGCGGTGCTCGTCAATCGCCCGCTGAACGCGATGCCAACGCAGCGCGGCGGAGTGGTGCGGTTGGCCGATATCCCGGTGCCGGCCCCGGAGGCGGAGTTCGATCCGCAGCGACAGAAGGTCGCCCTGTTGGAAGACGAGTATCGAACGGCGCTGGCGCCGGCGGTGGCCCATAGCGGCCAGGGCATGCTTCCCGCAGACTTTTTCCGATGGGCCGATGAATTGCAGCGCATCCGTACGCAAGTGCAGGGCTTGGAACATTGGGAGCAAATCGAAACCCAGATGATTGCCCCGCACGTGAACCAGGTGCTTCGCACGCTCTCGGACGCGTTTACGGGAACCGTGGCGGAGCAGTGGGAAGCCTGGCGTGACCGATACGTACCGGAACTCCTCGCGCTCCTGCGAACGTTGCATCGTGAAGCCAGTGAGCGGAGTCGGCTGCGCGCTGAGGACCTGCATCGAACCATCGATCCGCTGTTGCCTGAACACCGGCGGAAGGCCAGCTTGTCGCAGAAGGCTCTGTGGGTGCTTGCGAGCACCACGGGTGTCACCTCCGTACTCAACGGCATGCGCACGCCCGCCTATGTGGAGGATGCGCTGCAGATGTTACGGTGGGAGCCGTTGTCGGATTCGCGACGAGTCTTCGCTCGGTGCGCAGAAAAGAAGTAA
- a CDS encoding NAD-dependent malic enzyme, which translates to MTTDDIGPYSNYRLTVRLALLNKPGIFAKVAGLLAEEGANLGAVDIVSANAERMIRDITFDVQNEAHGERVLERLEALPEVNVLSASDRIFLLHLGGKIRVQSKVPVNTRNVLSMIYTPGVGRVCQAIAKDPSKAYAFTIKSNSVAVVTDGSAVLGLGNLGPAAALPVMEGKVMLFKELAGIDAWPICIATQDPDEIIRIVRGIAPGFGGINLEDISAPRCFEIERALKTSLDIPVMHDDQHGTAVVLLAALSNALKVVGKRMEDVRIVVNGLGAAGTACCRILLAAGASHLIGCDKEGIVLMGDAEELRTCRTDLQACIRRDQPRGTLHDALKGADVFIGLSVGNVLNRDDLERMNQDRIVFAMANPDPEIDAKVGDKASRIFATGRSDFPNQINNALSFPGIFRGALDVQASEINEAMKLAAAQAIAGCVPAEALSEDYIIPSVFDRDVVPRVAKAVAAAARATGVARRRIRIDDDLR; encoded by the coding sequence ATGACCACCGATGACATCGGCCCCTATTCTAACTACCGCCTGACCGTCCGCCTCGCACTCCTCAACAAACCCGGCATCTTCGCGAAGGTCGCCGGCCTACTGGCAGAGGAGGGGGCGAACCTCGGGGCCGTGGACATCGTGTCGGCCAATGCCGAACGCATGATCAGAGACATCACCTTCGATGTTCAGAACGAGGCGCATGGAGAACGTGTCCTCGAGCGGCTCGAAGCCCTGCCGGAAGTGAATGTGCTCTCGGCATCCGACCGCATTTTTCTCCTCCATCTGGGTGGAAAAATCAGAGTCCAGAGCAAAGTCCCGGTCAATACGCGCAACGTCCTCTCGATGATCTACACCCCTGGCGTCGGGCGCGTCTGCCAGGCCATCGCAAAAGATCCCTCGAAAGCCTATGCCTTCACGATCAAGAGCAATAGCGTGGCCGTCGTCACCGACGGGTCTGCGGTGCTCGGACTGGGCAACCTCGGCCCGGCCGCCGCGCTGCCGGTCATGGAAGGCAAAGTCATGCTCTTCAAGGAACTAGCCGGGATCGACGCCTGGCCGATATGCATCGCTACACAGGACCCCGACGAAATCATCCGCATCGTGCGTGGAATCGCTCCGGGGTTCGGGGGCATCAACCTGGAAGACATCAGCGCGCCACGTTGTTTTGAGATTGAACGGGCGCTGAAGACGTCCCTCGACATTCCTGTCATGCATGACGATCAACACGGTACGGCTGTCGTCCTGCTCGCTGCCCTGAGCAATGCGTTAAAGGTCGTCGGAAAACGGATGGAGGACGTCCGGATCGTCGTGAACGGTCTGGGCGCGGCCGGCACCGCCTGTTGCCGCATTCTGCTCGCCGCCGGAGCCTCACATCTCATCGGCTGCGACAAAGAGGGGATCGTGCTGATGGGTGATGCGGAGGAACTGCGAACCTGTCGTACCGATCTTCAGGCCTGTATCCGACGTGATCAGCCGCGGGGAACGTTACACGATGCCCTAAAAGGCGCCGACGTGTTCATCGGGCTCTCCGTGGGGAATGTGCTGAATCGGGACGATCTCGAACGGATGAATCAGGACCGGATCGTCTTTGCGATGGCCAACCCGGATCCGGAGATCGATGCCAAGGTCGGTGACAAGGCCTCGCGCATCTTTGCGACCGGGCGTTCGGACTTTCCCAATCAGATCAACAACGCCCTCTCGTTTCCAGGCATTTTCCGTGGGGCGCTCGACGTGCAAGCCAGCGAAATCAACGAAGCCATGAAGCTGGCCGCGGCCCAAGCCATCGCCGGTTGTGTGCCTGCAGAGGCCCTGTCGGAAGACTACATCATCCCCAGCGTATTCGATCGCGACGTGGTGCCGCGGGTCGCAAAGGCAGTGGCCGCCGCCGCACGCGCAACCGGGGTGGCTCGCCGCCGTATCCGGATCGACGACGACCTTCGCTGA
- a CDS encoding putative Na+/H+ antiporter, with translation MTPTTIQLIGTVLFVVAILHTFSTAFFEQLASMRPAHAGLWHLLGELEVVFGFWALVLVVTMFFTDGAAAATHYLDSRNFTEPMFVFAIMVIAGTRPILQAATTAVRLFSKALPLPHNLGTYFTLLALVPVLGSFITEPAAMTLAALMLRDRFFRNGLSKRLRYATLGVLFVNVSIGGTLTPFAAPPVLMVAGTWNWDFPFMMETFGWKAAIVVVINALMATLVFRKELCRISATVRETTDDTVPLTMVGLHLVFLGLVVRFAHHPVMFMGIFLFFLGIAQAYERYQDRLILREGLLVGFFLAGLVVLGGQQQWWLQPILLSMNSDALFFGAMILTAFTDNAALTYLGSLVEGLSDGSKYALVAGAVTGGGLTIIANAPNPAGRAILRDHFENETVHPLGLFLAALPPTVVAALAFRFL, from the coding sequence GTGACCCCAACCACCATTCAATTGATCGGGACGGTACTCTTTGTCGTCGCGATCCTGCACACCTTCTCAACGGCATTTTTTGAACAACTGGCCAGTATGCGACCCGCGCATGCAGGGCTCTGGCATTTGTTGGGTGAACTCGAGGTGGTCTTCGGCTTCTGGGCCCTCGTGCTTGTTGTGACCATGTTCTTCACCGATGGCGCCGCCGCTGCCACCCACTACCTGGATTCGCGCAATTTTACGGAACCGATGTTCGTCTTCGCGATCATGGTCATCGCGGGAACGCGCCCGATCCTGCAGGCCGCCACGACCGCAGTGCGACTGTTCAGCAAGGCCCTCCCGCTGCCTCACAATTTGGGCACCTATTTCACCCTCTTGGCCCTGGTTCCCGTGTTGGGCTCATTCATCACCGAACCCGCAGCGATGACGCTGGCTGCCCTGATGCTGCGCGATCGGTTTTTTCGTAATGGCCTTTCAAAGCGCTTGCGGTATGCCACGTTGGGTGTGCTGTTCGTGAATGTCTCGATCGGAGGGACACTCACCCCCTTTGCCGCGCCTCCGGTCCTGATGGTGGCCGGGACCTGGAACTGGGATTTCCCGTTTATGATGGAGACCTTCGGCTGGAAAGCGGCTATCGTGGTGGTGATCAATGCGCTGATGGCGACCCTGGTGTTCCGGAAGGAACTCTGCCGAATCTCTGCAACGGTCCGCGAAACGACAGATGACACGGTGCCCCTCACCATGGTGGGACTCCACCTGGTTTTTCTCGGCTTGGTCGTGCGCTTCGCCCATCATCCGGTAATGTTTATGGGGATCTTCCTATTCTTCCTGGGCATCGCACAAGCCTATGAACGCTATCAGGATCGTTTGATCCTGCGGGAAGGGTTGCTTGTCGGATTCTTTCTGGCAGGCCTCGTCGTCCTGGGAGGACAGCAGCAGTGGTGGCTGCAGCCCATCTTGCTGAGTATGAATAGCGATGCGCTCTTCTTCGGAGCGATGATTCTGACGGCCTTCACCGACAACGCAGCCTTGACCTATCTCGGGTCACTCGTCGAAGGACTCTCGGATGGATCTAAGTACGCGTTAGTCGCCGGCGCAGTCACGGGCGGCGGGCTGACCATCATTGCCAACGCCCCGAATCCGGCCGGTCGTGCCATTCTTCGCGACCACTTCGAAAATGAGACCGTCCATCCGCTCGGACTGTTCCTGGCCGCGCTGCCGCCAACGGTCGTGGCGGCCCTGGCGTTTCGCTTCCTATGA
- a CDS encoding J domain-containing protein, whose protein sequence is MAFSTNRLFKYQRGMRRRIGMLRAKNVDSMEFAVDFMMQERVDSYFRIEPGLEEVECSLQQIEDELDLVKDVSGAIRLESRLEFVEDRWDELDSEVRERPRRRRRKINLADFLKAAGGEGNPSGATNEVTNAYDAYQLLGLEFGTPLADVTTAFRQRAKELHPDARNGDRSSEPELRRILEAYQFLKEYLSLSNTEPPISRGAEYRPTE, encoded by the coding sequence GTGGCTTTTTCAACCAATCGCCTGTTTAAATATCAACGAGGCATGCGGCGACGCATCGGTATGTTGCGCGCCAAGAACGTCGACAGCATGGAGTTTGCCGTCGACTTCATGATGCAGGAACGAGTCGACAGCTACTTCCGCATCGAGCCGGGCCTCGAAGAAGTGGAATGCTCGCTGCAGCAGATCGAAGATGAGTTGGACCTGGTCAAAGATGTCTCGGGCGCGATTCGTCTGGAATCCCGATTAGAGTTCGTCGAAGACCGCTGGGATGAGCTCGATAGTGAAGTGCGTGAGCGCCCGCGCCGCCGACGTCGCAAGATCAACCTGGCAGACTTTCTCAAAGCGGCAGGAGGGGAGGGGAACCCCAGCGGCGCGACCAATGAAGTCACGAACGCCTACGATGCCTATCAGTTGCTCGGGTTGGAATTCGGCACGCCGCTGGCCGATGTCACCACCGCCTTTCGCCAACGCGCCAAGGAGCTTCACCCTGACGCCCGCAACGGCGACCGCAGTTCCGAACCTGAACTCCGGCGCATTCTCGAAGCCTATCAATTCCTCAAAGAATACTTAAGCCTCAGCAACACCGAACCGCCGATTTCGCGCGGGGCGGAATATCGTCCCACTGAGTAA
- the rnd gene encoding ribonuclease D, translating into MATLPPDQSFITSDDALDALCDQLIHSSVIAIDTEFMGEEHFIPRLELIQVAAEGVAAVIDFPAVQETAPMARFWDIVCDARIEKVLHAGRQDLELFAHHAGRLPKPFFDTQIAAAMVGYGAQTAYANLVQRVQGVKLDKAHTFTNWSQRPLSQEQLVYALDDVTFLLPVHRHLRQKLSVMGRLEWVDEEFSRLEVSLGAQARDPQERYQRIRGWDSLKPRAAGVLRDLAAWREGEARRRNVPRGRVMRDEVLVQLARQTPRTLDQLRGMRGMYSSEVERNGQALLTTMQQALARPESEWPEIPRDRKPDPESTGVLELLQAVLKSRASVENIAPTLIATTGDLQALVERASPVEEMDIPVLRGWRRQLVGETLLSVLSGDLKVWIDPQLGKLRFGHLDHP; encoded by the coding sequence ATGGCCACACTGCCCCCCGATCAGAGCTTCATTACCTCCGACGATGCCCTCGACGCCCTCTGCGATCAACTCATCCACAGTTCGGTCATCGCCATCGACACCGAGTTCATGGGAGAGGAACACTTCATCCCTCGCTTAGAACTTATCCAGGTAGCGGCAGAAGGAGTGGCGGCGGTGATCGATTTCCCTGCCGTGCAGGAGACTGCGCCGATGGCCCGGTTCTGGGACATCGTCTGTGACGCCCGTATCGAGAAGGTGCTCCATGCGGGACGACAGGACCTGGAACTGTTTGCACATCATGCCGGACGGTTACCGAAACCCTTTTTCGATACGCAAATCGCCGCCGCCATGGTCGGGTATGGAGCGCAGACGGCCTATGCCAACCTGGTGCAGCGAGTCCAGGGCGTGAAACTCGACAAAGCCCATACGTTTACGAATTGGAGTCAGCGTCCGCTGAGCCAAGAGCAACTGGTCTATGCCTTGGACGACGTGACCTTTCTGCTGCCGGTGCACCGGCATCTCCGGCAAAAATTGTCCGTCATGGGTCGTTTGGAGTGGGTGGATGAGGAGTTCTCCCGCTTGGAGGTGTCCCTCGGCGCCCAGGCGCGCGACCCGCAGGAACGGTATCAGCGCATTCGTGGATGGGATAGCCTCAAGCCGCGCGCGGCCGGTGTTCTGCGTGACCTCGCAGCCTGGCGGGAAGGGGAAGCGCGACGTCGTAATGTCCCGAGAGGACGAGTGATGCGCGACGAGGTGCTGGTGCAGCTGGCCCGTCAAACGCCGCGGACACTGGATCAATTGCGCGGCATGCGGGGCATGTATTCGTCTGAAGTCGAACGCAACGGGCAAGCCCTTCTCACCACCATGCAGCAGGCGCTGGCGCGACCGGAATCCGAATGGCCCGAGATTCCGCGTGATCGCAAGCCAGACCCCGAGTCCACCGGGGTGCTGGAGCTGCTGCAAGCCGTGCTGAAGTCCCGTGCCTCCGTGGAAAATATCGCTCCGACATTGATCGCCACCACAGGCGACTTGCAGGCTTTGGTCGAACGCGCCTCGCCGGTGGAGGAGATGGACATTCCCGTGTTGCGAGGATGGCGGCGGCAACTGGTCGGAGAAACACTCCTCAGTGTCTTATCCGGCGATCTGAAGGTGTGGATCGACCCGCAACTCGGCAAACTCCGCTTCGGCCATCTCGATCACCCGTAA
- a CDS encoding DUF6116 family protein yields the protein MSAFGSMDRVSLFGRILQRLNLRFPSLFVLFAVLTLADIIVPDVIPLADEIGLALLTLLLGLWKERRPRSRAQASPGATR from the coding sequence ATGTCTGCATTCGGTTCCATGGATCGCGTGTCACTGTTCGGGCGGATTCTACAGCGGCTCAACCTTCGTTTTCCGTCCCTTTTTGTGTTGTTCGCCGTGCTGACCCTGGCGGATATCATTGTGCCGGACGTGATCCCGTTGGCCGACGAAATCGGCCTGGCTCTGCTGACGTTGTTGTTGGGGTTGTGGAAGGAGCGCCGGCCTCGTAGCCGCGCCCAGGCCTCCCCAGGCGCGACCCGGTAA
- the arsC gene encoding arsenate reductase (glutaredoxin) (This arsenate reductase requires both glutathione and glutaredoxin to convert arsenate to arsenite, after which the efflux transporter formed by ArsA and ArsB can extrude the arsenite from the cell, providing resistance.) — translation MAEITIYQKPTCSTCREAVRIVRESGAPFKAINYYEQPFTKSRLKALLKKAGLTVREVLRAKEDLYKSLKLSDPTLSEDQLLDQMVLHPDLIQRPLVEKGDQAMLARPADTIRKLL, via the coding sequence ATGGCGGAGATCACGATCTATCAGAAACCTACCTGTTCAACGTGTCGCGAAGCCGTACGGATTGTGCGAGAAAGCGGGGCACCGTTCAAGGCCATCAATTATTATGAACAGCCGTTCACGAAGAGCCGGCTCAAGGCCCTGCTGAAGAAAGCCGGACTGACGGTGCGCGAGGTGTTACGTGCGAAAGAAGATCTGTACAAGTCGTTGAAGTTGTCCGATCCCACGCTGAGCGAGGATCAGCTGCTTGATCAAATGGTTTTGCACCCGGACTTGATTCAGCGTCCGCTCGTCGAAAAGGGTGATCAGGCCATGCTGGCGCGCCCGGCGGACACGATCAGGAAACTGCTGTAA